The Anas platyrhynchos isolate ZD024472 breed Pekin duck chromosome 31, IASCAAS_PekinDuck_T2T, whole genome shotgun sequence genome includes a window with the following:
- the LOC139999981 gene encoding olfactory receptor 14A16-like, translating into MASPKSKSCLTNVMAFYNGVIASDNKRPAYVIYLDFSTEYSILTVMAYDRYVAICKPLHYGSLLGSRACAQMAAAAWGSGFLNAVLHTANTFSLPLCQGNAVDQFFCEIPQILKLSCSDSYLREVWAILFSILLALGCFGFIALSYVEIFRAVLRMPSEHGRHKAFSTCLPHLAVVSLMVSTAFFSYLKPSSISSPSLDLVVTLLYTMVPPVANPLIYSMRNRELRDSVRTLLEYTYRQ; encoded by the exons atggcttcaccaaagaGTAAATCATGCCTAACCAATGTGATGGCTTTCTACAATGGAGTGATCGCATCAGACAACAAGAGACCGGCCtatgtcatctacttggacttct cAACAGAGTACTCTAtactcaccgtcatggcctacgaccgctatgttgccatctgcaagcccctgcactacgggagcctcctgggcagcagagcttgtgcccagatggcagcagctgcctggggcagtggctttctcaatgctgtcctgcacacggccaacacattttccctgcccctctgccaaggcaatgctgtggaccagttcttctgtgaaatcccccagatcctcaagctctcctgctcagattccTATCTCAGAGAAGTTTGGGCAATTCTATTTAGCATTTTGTTAGCATtaggttgttttggttttattgctCTGTCCTATGtggagatcttcagggcagtgcttaggatgccctctgagcatggccggcacaaagccttttccacgtgtctccctcacctggccgtcgTCTCCCTGATGGtcagcactgccttttttaGCTACCTGAAGccctcctccatctcctccccatccctggacctggtggtcaCGCTTCTGTACACCATGGTTCCTCCAGTAgcgaaccccctcatctacagcatgaggaaccggGAACTAAGGGATTCCGTCAGGACTCTACTTGAATACACATATCGTCAGTAA